Proteins from a single region of Leptolyngbyaceae cyanobacterium:
- a CDS encoding GAF domain-containing protein yields the protein MTLPNTGSVLATLTQLTQVHRTQALLQRVKSLSVPEFVCLLDFITAEFQQFLRAIDLINNEALETMLERTLEAITLKIGQILQADRTTIFLVDNEKAQLWSKITQGESEKPLEIRLPMNVGVAGHVATTGQYLNIPDAYNHPLFNPELDKQTNYYTRNVLCMPILSSKEQTVAVVQLTNKAGDIPFNDEDEQTFRDFAASIGIILESCQSFYVAARNQRGAAALLKATQTLGQSLDLETTLRSVMDQARNLMQADRSTLFLLRRESNELWTKIAAADGKTLLEIRIPANRGIAGYVASTGQPLNIPDAYKDPRFDPSTDKRTGYFTRNILCLPVFNSAGNLIGVTQLINKQQGSFTSSDEEFMRAFNIQAGIALENAKLFENVLLEKQYQKDILQSLSDAVISTDMEGRIVTINDAALELLGCPLQQNHARSHKQTWEQKLMGRFVWEVVPIENLQMRLQDSLKYAAKHYVPEQSLMVGLWIDPPLSKESDENLPINQPDTEQEHRTYVLAICDRNNPETFIPWNEPIDINNDGDSPSLNYIPKEKIKQIERSLNLTVNPLTNPEGGVRGGLVVLEDISQEKRMKTTLYRYMTPGVAEQVMAQAEDSLMVGERKEVTILFSDIRGYTTLTENLGASEVVSLLNQYFETMVEAVFNHHGTLDKFIGDALMAVFGAPLPLENHAWLAVETALDMRRRLAIFNHRRIIASQPQINIGIGISSGEVVSGNIGSHKRMDYTVIGDGVNLSSRLEGVTKEYACDIILSEYTYKLCCDRIWVRELDKIRVKGKHEAVKIYELIGNRNHPLDDSMQEFLAHYQVGREAYLARDFQRAITNFELAQKIRACDQAVTIHLERSHKYLIDPPPESWDGVHTMTTK from the coding sequence ATGACTCTCCCCAACACTGGTAGCGTCCTGGCGACGTTAACTCAGTTGACACAAGTTCATCGCACCCAAGCGTTGTTACAGCGTGTCAAAAGTCTTTCCGTGCCAGAATTTGTCTGCTTATTGGATTTTATTACCGCAGAATTCCAGCAATTTCTGAGGGCGATCGATTTAATCAATAACGAAGCCCTAGAAACTATGTTGGAACGTACTCTAGAGGCAATCACCCTGAAAATCGGCCAAATTTTGCAAGCCGATCGCACTACGATTTTTTTAGTTGATAACGAAAAAGCACAACTGTGGTCGAAAATTACGCAAGGGGAAAGCGAAAAACCACTAGAAATCCGCCTACCAATGAATGTCGGAGTGGCAGGTCACGTAGCTACTACCGGGCAATATCTCAATATCCCTGATGCCTACAATCACCCATTATTTAACCCGGAATTAGATAAACAAACTAACTATTACACCCGCAACGTTCTTTGTATGCCCATCTTGAGCAGCAAAGAGCAAACAGTAGCGGTAGTTCAACTTACCAATAAAGCGGGAGATATTCCCTTTAATGACGAAGATGAACAAACATTTCGCGATTTCGCTGCCTCTATTGGCATTATCCTAGAAAGCTGTCAGTCTTTCTACGTAGCCGCCCGCAACCAGCGAGGGGCAGCCGCTTTACTAAAAGCTACTCAAACTTTAGGCCAAAGTCTTGACTTAGAAACCACTTTGCGATCGGTAATGGATCAGGCCAGAAATCTCATGCAAGCCGATCGCAGTACCCTATTTTTACTAAGAAGAGAAAGCAACGAACTGTGGACGAAAATAGCTGCCGCCGACGGCAAAACCCTACTGGAAATCCGCATACCAGCCAATAGAGGCATTGCTGGTTACGTTGCCTCAACCGGTCAACCCCTGAATATCCCCGACGCTTACAAAGACCCCCGTTTCGATCCCAGCACCGATAAACGCACGGGTTATTTTACCCGCAATATCCTCTGTTTGCCCGTCTTCAATTCCGCAGGCAATTTGATCGGCGTTACCCAGTTAATTAACAAACAACAAGGTAGCTTCACCAGTTCCGATGAAGAATTTATGCGGGCATTCAATATCCAGGCTGGGATCGCCCTGGAAAATGCCAAATTATTTGAAAATGTTTTATTAGAAAAGCAATATCAAAAGGATATCCTGCAAAGTCTTTCCGATGCAGTGATTTCCACCGACATGGAAGGTCGGATCGTCACGATTAACGATGCTGCTTTAGAATTGCTGGGTTGTCCCCTCCAGCAAAATCATGCCAGAAGCCACAAGCAAACTTGGGAACAAAAACTGATGGGGCGGTTTGTCTGGGAAGTCGTCCCGATCGAAAATCTCCAAATGCGCTTACAAGACAGCCTCAAATACGCTGCCAAGCATTACGTACCAGAACAAAGCTTGATGGTGGGATTGTGGATCGATCCCCCATTAAGTAAGGAATCAGACGAAAATCTCCCCATTAATCAACCAGATACGGAACAAGAACATCGCACTTACGTTTTAGCAATTTGCGATCGCAACAATCCAGAAACATTCATTCCTTGGAACGAACCGATCGATATCAACAACGATGGCGATTCCCCATCCCTAAATTACATCCCCAAAGAAAAAATCAAGCAAATCGAACGCAGCTTGAACTTGACAGTCAACCCCCTTACTAACCCAGAAGGAGGCGTCAGAGGCGGCTTGGTGGTATTAGAAGATATCTCTCAAGAAAAACGCATGAAAACCACCTTATATCGCTACATGACCCCAGGCGTTGCCGAACAGGTAATGGCGCAAGCAGAAGATTCCTTAATGGTGGGCGAACGCAAAGAAGTCACCATCTTATTTTCCGACATCCGGGGTTACACTACCCTGACGGAAAATCTCGGCGCATCCGAAGTGGTATCCCTGCTCAATCAATATTTTGAAACAATGGTAGAAGCAGTATTCAACCACCACGGTACATTAGATAAGTTTATCGGCGATGCGCTCATGGCAGTCTTTGGTGCACCCCTACCTTTAGAAAACCATGCTTGGTTAGCTGTAGAAACCGCCCTCGATATGCGCCGTCGTCTGGCTATCTTCAATCATCGCCGCATCATCGCTTCTCAGCCCCAAATTAATATCGGGATCGGGATCAGTTCCGGCGAAGTGGTTTCCGGCAATATCGGTTCCCACAAACGCATGGACTACACCGTCATCGGCGATGGAGTTAATCTCAGTTCTCGCTTAGAAGGAGTCACCAAAGAATACGCTTGCGATATCATCCTGAGCGAGTATACCTATAAACTATGTTGCGATCGCATTTGGGTGCGGGAACTCGACAAAATCCGCGTCAAAGGAAAACACGAAGCCGTCAAAATTTACGAATTGATCGGAAACCGCAATCACCCACTAGATGATTCCATGCAAGAATTTTTAGCTCACTACCAAGTGGGAAGAGAAGCATATCTAGCCAGAGATTTTCAGCGAGCTATTACTAATTTTGAACTAGCTCAAAAAATTCGTGCCTGCGATCAAGCAGTCACCATTCACCTAGAACGTTCTCACAAATACCTGATCGATCCGCCACCAGAATCATGGGATGGAGTACATACGATGACTACTAAATAG
- the purC gene encoding phosphoribosylaminoimidazolesuccinocarboxamide synthase: MSAPQKIYEGKAKILYTTDDPEILLTHFKDDATAFNAQKRGQIVGKGEINCKISTHLFQLLEASGIPTHFIDSPASNQMRVRNVKIVPLEVVIRNIAAGSLCKQTGLAEGTVLKQPLVEFYYKDDALGDPLLTLDRLFLLEIATPEQVKQLQTLALQINQLLIDFFDRCGITLVDFKLEFGIDSQQRLLLADEISPDTCRLWNQSETDPEKRVMDKDRFRRDLGNVENAYQQVLERVLGRMKSEG; the protein is encoded by the coding sequence ATGTCTGCGCCACAAAAAATCTACGAAGGAAAAGCCAAAATCCTCTACACCACCGACGATCCGGAAATTCTGCTGACTCATTTTAAAGACGATGCTACCGCCTTTAACGCTCAGAAACGAGGCCAAATTGTCGGCAAAGGAGAGATTAACTGTAAAATATCGACTCATTTGTTCCAACTGCTAGAAGCTAGTGGCATCCCCACTCATTTCATCGATAGTCCGGCGTCTAACCAAATGCGCGTTCGCAACGTCAAAATCGTACCGTTGGAAGTAGTGATCAGAAACATCGCGGCGGGTAGTCTTTGCAAACAAACTGGATTAGCAGAAGGAACCGTTCTCAAACAGCCGTTGGTAGAGTTTTACTATAAAGACGATGCTTTAGGAGACCCTTTACTCACCCTCGATCGTCTTTTCCTACTAGAAATCGCCACCCCAGAACAAGTCAAGCAACTGCAAACCCTTGCCCTGCAAATTAACCAACTGCTGATCGACTTTTTCGATCGGTGCGGTATTACCCTGGTAGACTTTAAGCTGGAATTTGGCATTGATTCTCAACAACGCTTGCTCTTAGCCGACGAAATCAGCCCAGATACTTGTCGTCTCTGGAATCAATCCGAAACCGATCCCGAAAAGCGAGTAATGGATAAAGACCGTTTTCGTCGCGATTTGGGTAACGTGGAAAACGCTTATCAGCAAGTATTAGAGCGCGTTTTAGGAAGGATGAAGTCTGAAGGATAA
- a CDS encoding BamA/TamA family outer membrane protein: MEVLNNVNKMRLSPVLLATVTWATLGLPHSATGQTSEPEASAAKNLSLQQKSDQKNVLFVEKSHNLGPIAHSSFKGIPLTVENAPHLANRESTSQRKDETLSSESNNRDTGKQASRSLDVSSLTLAHLLDPSELLPEASDSTASTEATSTRRGSEETIAQTQPADSTPPSEIDEPEPEDSNNVPPSTPPNPGTPPPGTPVPEQETPNRLQLDTNPPPSPANLDLNIPERAPSSPPVNAQPGQAPDVDPRVLVAEVAVEGVEGRLQNIVYDAIRTRPGRTTTRSQLQEDINAIFATGFFSKVRAEPSDTPLGVRVTFVVESNPVLQSVRVEGNQVLPADVVQKIFGEQYNEILNFRDLQQGIRRLEEWYKENGYVLAQVVDTQVDPNGTVTLQVAEGVVENIQVRFLNKEGEATNERGEPIRGRTRPYIVTREMALKPGEVFNRNQVQQDLQRIFRLGLFEDVQVSLNPGEDPRKVNVIVNVKERNSGSIAAGAGFSSASGLFGTVSYQQQNLGGNNQKIGAELQLGQREFLFDARFTDPWIGGDPYRTSYTVNFFRRRSISLIFDGGDPEIRLPNDDRPRILRLGGGVTFNRPLSKNPLADPEWVASLGLQYQRVSILDRDGDISPVDELGNDLSFSGEGKDDLLSVQLGLVRDRRNNPLRTTQGSLLRFGLEQTVPIGLGNIFLTRFRGSYSYFIPVKFTNFTEGPQALAFNVQAGTILGDLPPYEAFALGGTNSVRGYDEGDLGAGRSYFQATAEYRFPVFSIIGGALFVDFGTDFGTGADVPGDPAGIRGKPGTGFGYGLGVRVQSPLGPIRIDYGFNEDGDGRIHFGIGERF, translated from the coding sequence GTGGAAGTGCTAAACAACGTGAACAAAATGCGCTTATCTCCAGTTTTATTGGCAACCGTTACTTGGGCCACCCTTGGTTTGCCACATTCGGCAACCGGGCAAACTTCCGAGCCTGAAGCAAGTGCGGCCAAAAATCTATCGTTACAGCAAAAATCCGACCAAAAAAATGTTTTATTTGTTGAAAAAAGTCATAATTTAGGGCCAATTGCCCATTCGAGTTTTAAAGGTATTCCCCTTACAGTCGAAAATGCTCCTCATTTGGCTAACCGAGAGTCAACCAGCCAGAGGAAAGATGAAACTTTATCATCTGAATCGAATAACCGAGACACTGGGAAGCAAGCCTCCCGTTCCCTAGATGTTTCATCTTTAACATTGGCACATCTGCTAGACCCGTCGGAATTACTCCCAGAAGCGTCTGATTCAACTGCCTCAACCGAAGCAACGTCAACACGCCGAGGAAGCGAGGAAACAATAGCTCAGACTCAGCCTGCTGATAGTACTCCCCCGTCAGAAATTGACGAACCAGAACCGGAGGACTCCAACAACGTTCCCCCATCAACACCACCAAATCCAGGAACTCCGCCACCTGGAACGCCAGTTCCCGAACAAGAAACGCCTAATCGTCTCCAATTAGACACTAACCCGCCCCCTTCCCCTGCCAATCTAGACCTGAATATCCCCGAACGCGCACCTTCTTCTCCACCGGTAAACGCTCAACCGGGCCAAGCACCGGATGTCGATCCGCGAGTTCTGGTAGCAGAAGTAGCGGTGGAAGGGGTGGAAGGAAGATTGCAAAATATCGTTTACGATGCGATTCGCACTCGTCCGGGGCGTACTACGACTCGCTCTCAGCTACAAGAAGACATTAACGCGATCTTTGCGACTGGCTTTTTCTCGAAAGTAAGGGCTGAACCTAGCGATACTCCTTTAGGAGTAAGAGTAACTTTTGTGGTAGAGTCCAATCCGGTGCTGCAATCGGTAAGAGTGGAAGGTAATCAAGTTTTGCCGGCAGATGTAGTCCAGAAAATCTTCGGCGAGCAGTACAACGAGATTCTCAATTTCCGCGACTTACAGCAGGGTATCAGACGCCTAGAAGAGTGGTACAAAGAGAATGGTTACGTCTTGGCTCAGGTAGTAGATACTCAAGTCGATCCCAACGGCACGGTAACCTTACAAGTGGCGGAAGGTGTGGTGGAAAATATCCAAGTCCGCTTTTTGAATAAGGAAGGGGAAGCCACCAACGAACGAGGGGAACCGATTAGGGGTCGTACTCGCCCTTATATCGTGACTCGCGAGATGGCTTTGAAGCCCGGTGAAGTATTTAATCGCAACCAGGTACAGCAGGATTTACAGCGTATTTTCCGGTTGGGTTTGTTTGAGGACGTACAGGTTTCCTTAAACCCGGGTGAAGACCCTCGGAAAGTCAACGTAATCGTGAATGTTAAAGAAAGGAATAGCGGTTCGATCGCGGCTGGTGCGGGTTTTAGTTCTGCTAGCGGTTTGTTTGGAACGGTTAGTTATCAACAGCAAAACCTGGGGGGAAATAACCAGAAAATCGGGGCAGAACTGCAATTGGGTCAGCGGGAATTCCTGTTTGACGCCCGATTTACCGACCCTTGGATTGGCGGCGACCCCTACCGCACTTCTTATACGGTGAATTTCTTCCGACGCCGATCGATTTCTTTGATTTTTGATGGAGGCGACCCGGAAATTAGGTTGCCCAATGACGATCGCCCTCGCATTCTAAGATTGGGTGGTGGTGTTACTTTTAACCGCCCTCTATCGAAAAATCCTTTAGCCGATCCGGAATGGGTGGCATCTTTAGGTTTGCAATATCAACGGGTTTCGATTCTCGATCGCGATGGCGATATCAGCCCCGTAGATGAATTGGGTAACGATTTAAGCTTTAGCGGTGAAGGTAAAGACGATTTACTTTCCGTACAACTCGGACTAGTTCGCGATCGTCGGAATAATCCCCTGCGAACTACTCAAGGCTCTTTACTGCGATTTGGCTTAGAACAAACCGTACCCATCGGTTTGGGAAACATTTTTCTTACCAGATTTCGCGGTAGCTATAGCTACTTTATTCCTGTAAAATTCACTAACTTTACTGAAGGCCCACAAGCTCTTGCTTTTAACGTTCAAGCCGGAACCATATTAGGAGATTTGCCTCCCTATGAAGCTTTTGCTCTAGGTGGTACTAACTCGGTACGCGGCTATGATGAAGGAGACTTGGGTGCAGGACGCAGTTATTTCCAAGCCACAGCCGAGTATCGCTTCCCGGTTTTTTCCATTATCGGCGGCGCTTTGTTTGTTGATTTTGGTACGGACTTCGGCACTGGTGCAGACGTACCGGGTGACCCGGCTGGTATTCGGGGTAAGCCCGGTACTGGTTTCGGCTACGGTTTAGGCGTGCGAGTTCAATCTCCTCTAGGACCGATCAGAATCGATTACGGTTTTAACGAAGATGGAGATGGTCGCATTCATTTCGGAATTGGCGAAAGGTTTTAA
- a CDS encoding rhodanese-related sulfurtransferase codes for MSFVVATFYKFVRLPDFASLQSPLLSRCQAQNIKGTILLAAEGINGTIAGSRQAIDSILSFLRNDPRLADLEHKESHGDTQPFDRMKVRLKKEIVTLGLPEVDPNDRVGTYVTPQEWNQLISDPEVTIVDTRNDYEVTIGTFKGAQNPQTSSFREFPEYVRQNLDPHKHKKVALFCTGGIRCEKATSFMLAQGFSEVYHLKGGILKYLEEVPTEKSLWEGECFVFDQRIAVKHGLELGDYEMCLSCGHPISEDDKTSARYEEGISCPYCFDRLTPEKRTRQLARLQQMKLSQLHQQKLTEN; via the coding sequence ATGTCTTTCGTTGTTGCAACTTTCTATAAATTTGTCAGATTACCGGATTTTGCCTCCCTACAATCGCCTTTGTTGTCTCGCTGTCAAGCTCAAAACATCAAAGGTACGATTTTGCTAGCTGCTGAAGGTATTAACGGAACGATCGCAGGTTCTCGCCAAGCAATTGATTCGATTCTCTCCTTTTTACGCAACGATCCTCGTTTAGCTGACTTAGAACATAAAGAATCTCATGGTGATACTCAACCATTCGATCGCATGAAAGTGCGATTGAAAAAAGAAATCGTCACATTAGGATTGCCCGAAGTCGATCCGAACGATCGCGTAGGCACTTACGTTACCCCTCAGGAGTGGAATCAACTAATTTCCGACCCGGAAGTTACTATTGTCGATACCCGCAATGATTACGAAGTAACTATCGGTACTTTTAAAGGCGCTCAAAATCCTCAAACATCCTCATTTCGTGAGTTCCCAGAATATGTTCGCCAGAATTTAGATCCGCATAAACATAAAAAAGTTGCTTTATTTTGTACGGGCGGAATTCGTTGCGAAAAAGCTACATCTTTCATGCTCGCTCAAGGTTTTTCAGAGGTATATCACCTCAAAGGTGGGATTCTCAAATATTTAGAAGAAGTGCCTACAGAAAAAAGTTTGTGGGAAGGAGAATGTTTTGTATTTGACCAACGCATTGCCGTTAAGCACGGGTTGGAATTAGGCGATTATGAAATGTGCCTTAGTTGCGGACATCCCATTTCTGAAGATGATAAAACTTCTGCTCGGTATGAAGAAGGAATTTCTTGTCCCTATTGTTTCGATCGCCTAACCCCTGAAAAACGCACCCGTCAACTAGCAAGATTGCAACAAATGAAACTCAGTCAATTACATCAGCAAAAGCTAACCGAAAATTAA
- the lpxC gene encoding UDP-3-O-acyl-N-acetylglucosamine deacetylase produces MNIQQKLVDGFEISGVGLHSGVVTKVKVLPASPGEGRYFVRVDLPENPVIPARVDAVNQTLLSTELGEGANSVRTVEHLLAALAAMGVDDARIEIDGPELPLLDGSAKVWVEEICKSGLTSPAKSIAPSSRFLNKPISVYQGDAFVAAIPSPEIRFTYGIDFDLSAIGNQWYSWSPSKESFAEAIAPARTFGLLHQIEHLRANGLIKGGNLENALVCGPDGWINPPLRFANEPVRHKILDLVGDMSLLVNFPVAHFFAYKASHNLHVQLARLLLKDEG; encoded by the coding sequence ATGAATATCCAGCAAAAGTTAGTAGATGGGTTTGAAATATCTGGTGTGGGGCTTCACAGCGGTGTGGTAACCAAAGTAAAAGTTTTACCGGCATCTCCAGGTGAAGGTCGTTACTTCGTGCGAGTCGATCTGCCCGAAAACCCCGTCATTCCAGCCCGCGTAGATGCGGTTAATCAAACTCTTCTGTCTACTGAGTTGGGAGAAGGGGCAAATTCCGTTCGGACGGTAGAACACCTGCTGGCAGCTTTGGCAGCAATGGGTGTCGATGATGCGCGAATCGAAATTGATGGCCCAGAACTACCTCTGCTGGATGGCTCGGCGAAAGTTTGGGTGGAAGAAATATGCAAATCTGGATTAACTTCACCTGCTAAATCGATCGCACCCTCATCTCGTTTCCTCAACAAACCTATATCGGTTTATCAAGGTGATGCTTTCGTGGCAGCGATTCCGTCACCTGAAATTCGGTTTACCTATGGGATTGATTTTGATTTGTCCGCGATCGGCAATCAATGGTACAGTTGGTCACCGAGTAAAGAAAGTTTTGCAGAAGCGATCGCTCCCGCACGCACTTTTGGCTTATTACACCAGATCGAACACCTACGAGCTAACGGTTTAATCAAAGGTGGTAACCTAGAAAATGCTCTTGTTTGTGGCCCAGACGGTTGGATTAATCCACCGTTGAGATTTGCAAATGAACCAGTGCGTCATAAAATTTTAGACTTAGTAGGCGATATGAGTTTACTGGTAAATTTTCCAGTAGCACACTTCTTTGCCTACAAAGCAAGTCACAACCTGCACGTTCAACTAGCTAGGTTGTTGCTAAAGGATGAAGGATGA
- the fabZ gene encoding 3-hydroxyacyl-ACP dehydratase FabZ codes for MSTLIDVQTKDSPTVQETKADSDSGTSTKTVFTIEEIQKLLPHRYPFLLVDRIIDYVPEKQAVGIKNVSINEPFFQGHFPGRPIMPGVLIVEAMAQVGGVVLTQLPGMTGSLFLFAGIDNVRFRRPVVPGDRLIMTVELLCLKRRRFAKMQARAEVDNQLACEGELMFSLVD; via the coding sequence ATGTCTACACTGATTGACGTACAAACAAAGGACTCGCCGACAGTCCAAGAAACGAAAGCAGACAGCGATTCTGGGACTTCCACCAAAACAGTTTTCACAATTGAAGAAATTCAGAAACTGCTTCCCCACCGCTATCCTTTTCTGTTGGTAGACCGCATCATTGATTACGTGCCAGAAAAACAGGCGGTCGGTATTAAAAATGTCAGTATCAACGAACCTTTTTTTCAAGGTCACTTTCCCGGACGCCCCATTATGCCTGGGGTGCTAATTGTGGAAGCAATGGCCCAAGTTGGTGGTGTGGTATTAACTCAGCTACCTGGGATGACCGGAAGTTTGTTTTTATTTGCTGGGATTGATAATGTCCGCTTCCGTCGTCCGGTTGTACCTGGCGATCGACTGATAATGACAGTGGAACTACTCTGTCTGAAGCGGCGTCGCTTTGCTAAAATGCAAGCGCGTGCGGAAGTAGATAACCAATTGGCTTGTGAGGGGGAACTGATGTTTTCCCTGGTTGATTAA
- the lpxA gene encoding acyl-ACP--UDP-N-acetylglucosamine O-acyltransferase, with the protein MPTLIHPTAVIHPNAQIDPTVRIGAYAVIGDKVKVGAQTIIGPHVVLEGPTEIGERNEIFPGAAIGLEPQDLKYDGSPSWVKIGNDNKIREYVTINRATKAGEATAIGNNNLLMAYVHVAHNCAIEDSVIIANNVSLAGHVYIESKATIGGVLGIHQFVRIGGLAMVGGMSRIDRDVPPYMLIEGNPSRVRSLNLVGLKRSGITPDELASLKKAFRILYRSQLTLDRALEQLELLSDLPQLQHLCRFLQMSQLPGRRGPISGKRHSSIDD; encoded by the coding sequence ATGCCTACCCTAATCCATCCAACAGCTGTCATTCATCCCAACGCTCAAATAGATCCTACGGTTAGGATCGGTGCCTACGCGGTGATTGGGGATAAAGTAAAAGTAGGTGCCCAAACTATCATCGGCCCTCATGTAGTACTGGAAGGGCCAACTGAAATTGGCGAGCGCAATGAAATTTTTCCTGGCGCGGCAATTGGCTTGGAACCTCAAGACCTTAAATATGATGGCTCCCCTAGCTGGGTGAAAATCGGCAACGATAATAAAATTCGCGAATACGTCACGATTAATCGCGCTACCAAAGCGGGTGAAGCAACTGCGATCGGTAACAACAATCTGTTGATGGCTTATGTCCACGTTGCTCACAACTGCGCGATCGAAGATTCGGTAATCATTGCTAATAATGTTTCTTTGGCTGGTCACGTCTACATTGAATCTAAAGCTACGATCGGCGGAGTTCTAGGCATCCATCAATTTGTTCGGATTGGTGGTTTGGCAATGGTCGGCGGTATGAGCCGCATCGATCGCGACGTGCCACCCTATATGTTAATTGAAGGCAATCCATCCCGCGTCCGAAGCCTCAACCTGGTCGGACTTAAACGTTCTGGTATTACGCCAGATGAACTGGCATCTCTTAAAAAAGCTTTTCGCATTCTCTATCGCTCTCAATTAACTCTCGATCGAGCTTTAGAACAACTAGAATTGCTGTCCGATCTCCCTCAATTACAGCACTTGTGCCGCTTTCTGCAAATGTCTCAACTTCCAGGTCGTCGCGGTCCGATCTCCGGCAAACGTCATTCTTCGATCGATGATTAG
- the lpxB gene encoding lipid-A-disaccharide synthase — translation MNSQQKTIFISTGEVSGDLQGSLLIKALKQQAETSDLPLEIVALGGSRMAKAGAELLGDTTSIGSVGILESLPYVLPTLQIQRKAKKYLQENPPDLVVLIDYLGPNLGIGSYVRRHFPSVPIVYYIAPQEWVWSLSPRNTERIAEITDFLLAIFPGEARYFESKGIKVSWVGHPLIDRMISSPKREEARAALSISSDEVAIALLPASRYQEIKYVLPVMFQAAREIQAKIPQARFLVSLSLEVYRDAIEKAIRDYDLRAMLIFDRSQEVLAAADLAITKSGTVNLEIALLEVPQVVIYRVNPITAWIARHLLKFSIPFMSPTNLVQMKEIVPELLQEEANPENIVAEALNLLNTAQREKTIVDYREMRQALGEEGVCDRAAKEILQILFYKDKR, via the coding sequence TTGAACTCTCAACAAAAAACTATCTTCATCAGTACGGGCGAAGTATCTGGTGATTTACAAGGATCTCTGTTAATTAAAGCCCTCAAACAACAAGCAGAAACCTCTGATTTGCCATTAGAAATTGTGGCGCTAGGGGGTTCGCGGATGGCCAAAGCTGGTGCAGAATTGCTAGGAGATACTACTAGTATTGGTTCGGTAGGAATTTTAGAATCATTACCCTATGTTTTGCCTACGCTTCAGATACAGCGTAAAGCTAAAAAATATCTTCAGGAAAATCCGCCTGATTTGGTGGTACTGATCGATTATTTGGGGCCGAATTTAGGAATTGGCAGTTACGTGCGCCGCCATTTCCCTTCAGTACCAATAGTCTATTACATTGCGCCACAAGAATGGGTGTGGTCGCTCAGTCCGCGCAATACAGAACGAATTGCTGAAATAACCGATTTTTTATTGGCCATTTTTCCGGGGGAAGCGCGTTATTTTGAAAGTAAAGGAATCAAAGTTAGCTGGGTAGGTCATCCTTTAATAGATAGGATGATATCTAGTCCCAAACGAGAAGAAGCCCGTGCAGCATTGAGTATTAGTTCCGATGAAGTGGCGATCGCACTATTACCCGCTTCTCGATATCAGGAAATCAAATATGTTTTGCCCGTCATGTTTCAAGCAGCACGGGAAATACAGGCCAAAATTCCCCAAGCGAGATTCTTGGTTTCCCTATCTTTAGAAGTATATCGAGATGCTATAGAAAAAGCGATTCGAGATTACGATCTGCGGGCTATGTTAATCTTCGATCGCTCTCAGGAAGTATTGGCAGCAGCAGATTTAGCGATTACTAAATCCGGTACGGTTAACTTAGAAATTGCCTTGTTAGAAGTACCGCAGGTGGTTATATATCGCGTTAATCCAATTACTGCTTGGATTGCTCGTCATTTATTAAAGTTTTCCATTCCTTTTATGTCTCCAACGAATTTAGTACAGATGAAGGAGATTGTCCCGGAGTTATTACAGGAAGAAGCAAATCCAGAAAACATCGTGGCAGAAGCCTTAAATTTGCTAAATACTGCTCAAAGGGAGAAAACTATCGTTGATTATCGGGAAATGCGACAAGCTTTAGGAGAAGAGGGAGTATGCGATCGGGCAGCCAAAGAAATTCTTCAAATCCTATTTTATAAAGACAAGAGATAA
- a CDS encoding TMEM14 family protein has protein sequence MVQIAVWSILVYALAVAMGGIFGYLKAKSKMSLISGLVGGLALFIAWFFSRTAPLLGLRTATVIAAILVVVFISRLIRTRKFIPAGLMMSFSLVATIVFTLGWLNLADSP, from the coding sequence ATGGTTCAAATCGCAGTCTGGTCTATTTTAGTCTATGCTTTAGCTGTTGCTATGGGTGGTATTTTCGGCTACCTAAAAGCAAAAAGTAAAATGTCCCTCATTTCTGGTTTAGTCGGCGGCTTAGCTCTCTTCATTGCATGGTTTTTTAGTAGGACAGCACCCCTTTTGGGATTAAGAACGGCAACGGTTATCGCAGCCATACTGGTAGTAGTTTTTATTAGTCGTTTAATCCGTACCCGTAAATTTATACCCGCTGGTTTAATGATGTCTTTTAGTTTAGTAGCGACGATCGTTTTTACTCTGGGTTGGCTAAATTTGGCAGACTCACCCTGA